A portion of the Deltaproteobacteria bacterium genome contains these proteins:
- a CDS encoding cupin: MSEAPPRFDPSGFTNAPFVRRVEKPWGYELHWTPDDLPYAGKLLHIDAGARLSLQLHDRKRESWLLLRGRAKVVWQDPSGELVETELAPGMGYTCGLGQVHRLIGITDCDVIEASTPEIGTTWRLEDDYTRPHETEEQRRRERGGR, from the coding sequence ATGAGCGAGGCCCCGCCGCGCTTCGATCCGTCGGGTTTCACGAACGCGCCCTTCGTGCGGCGTGTCGAGAAGCCGTGGGGCTACGAGCTGCACTGGACGCCCGACGACCTGCCTTACGCCGGGAAGCTCCTGCACATCGACGCCGGCGCGCGGCTCTCGCTCCAGTTGCACGATCGGAAGCGCGAAAGCTGGCTCCTCTTGCGCGGTCGCGCCAAGGTCGTCTGGCAGGACCCGAGCGGCGAGCTCGTCGAGACGGAGCTCGCCCCCGGCATGGGCTATACGTGCGGCCTCGGTCAGGTGCACCGTCTCATCGGCATCACCGACTGCGACGTCATCGAGGCGTCGACCCCGGAGATCGGTACGACGTGGCGGCTCGAGGACGACTACACCCGCCCGCACGAGACCGAGGAGCAGCGCCGCCGCGAGCGCGGCGGACGGTGA
- the valS gene encoding valine--tRNA ligase, whose amino-acid sequence MSASVPVIDPEQLPKHFEATEVETRLHERWDRLGVYAHDPARPREETFVVDTPPPTVSGSLHVGHVFSYTHTDVIARHQRMRGRNVFYPMGWDDNGLPTERRVQNHFHVRCDPRAAHVPNLRLAPATAAELKQPPRLVSRPNFIDLCLELTRQDEEAFKALWRRIGLSVDWSLEYSTIDARCRHLAQLSFRDLFEKGHVYSVEAPTMWDVDFQTAVAQAEVEDRPTRGAFHDVAFGVEGGGEFTIATTRPELLPACVAVTAHPGDARWRHLFGKRAFTPIFQVPVPIFPSELVDPAKGTGILMVCTFGDATDVVWWREQRLPLRQIIGRDGRLVPVTFGSDAFPSRDPGAANARYAAIARKGTGGARQAIVEMLRDATNDATNTGRPPLRAEPKPIEHSVKFFEKGDRPLEFISTRQWFVRLLDKKEDLLAIGDRIRWHPDFMRLRYRNWTENLNVDWCVSRQRYFGVPFPVWYPLDAGGRPAYDRPIVAPAASLPVDPTVDVAPGYTSEQRDQPGGFTAEADVYDTWFTSSLTPQIGSGWLLDPARHAARFPADIRPQSHEIIRTWAFYTIAKAMLHEASVPWHHVVISGWILDPDRKKMSKSKGNVVTPMHLLDQYTADGVRYWAASARLGTDTAFDEKVLKIGKRLVTKLYNAGKFVLAQSGPRAPIDVELDRAFVARLRDLVARVSASFDAFDYAHALQDTESFFWRDFTDTYLELVKHRARDDAGGSAIAGLRLGLGVLLRLFAPVLPYVTDEVWSWVFADETGHPSIHRAPWPTVAELDAIVPPRDAGCFDVAVACLAAINKSKSEAGVSPGRGVARVDLAAHPDTLAMLATVQDDVLRSARVERHALVPNDTLPTAAFEVRDPEWAAPVEA is encoded by the coding sequence ATGTCCGCGTCGGTTCCGGTCATCGATCCCGAGCAGCTCCCCAAGCATTTCGAGGCGACGGAGGTGGAAACGCGGCTGCACGAGCGCTGGGACCGGCTCGGCGTCTACGCGCACGATCCGGCGCGACCCCGCGAGGAGACCTTCGTCGTCGACACCCCGCCGCCGACCGTCTCCGGCTCGCTGCACGTCGGGCACGTGTTCAGCTACACCCACACGGACGTCATCGCGCGCCACCAGCGGATGCGGGGACGGAACGTCTTCTATCCCATGGGGTGGGACGACAACGGCCTCCCGACCGAGCGGCGCGTCCAGAACCACTTCCACGTGCGGTGCGATCCGCGCGCCGCGCACGTCCCGAACCTGCGTCTCGCGCCGGCGACCGCGGCCGAGCTGAAGCAGCCGCCGCGCCTCGTGTCGCGGCCGAACTTCATCGACCTCTGCCTCGAGCTGACGCGCCAGGACGAGGAGGCCTTCAAGGCGCTCTGGCGGCGGATCGGGCTCTCGGTCGACTGGAGCCTCGAGTACTCGACGATCGACGCCCGGTGTCGCCATCTCGCGCAGCTGAGCTTCCGCGACCTCTTCGAGAAGGGGCACGTCTATAGCGTCGAGGCGCCGACGATGTGGGACGTCGACTTCCAGACCGCGGTCGCGCAGGCCGAGGTCGAGGATCGGCCGACGCGCGGCGCCTTCCACGACGTCGCGTTCGGGGTCGAGGGCGGCGGCGAGTTCACGATCGCGACCACGCGTCCGGAGCTCCTGCCGGCATGCGTCGCGGTGACCGCGCATCCGGGCGACGCGCGCTGGCGCCATCTCTTCGGCAAACGCGCCTTCACCCCGATCTTCCAGGTGCCGGTGCCGATCTTCCCGAGCGAGCTCGTGGATCCCGCAAAGGGCACGGGCATCCTCATGGTCTGCACCTTCGGCGACGCGACCGACGTCGTCTGGTGGCGTGAGCAGAGGCTGCCGCTCCGCCAGATCATCGGCCGCGACGGCCGCCTGGTCCCGGTGACCTTCGGCTCGGACGCCTTCCCGAGCCGTGACCCCGGCGCCGCCAACGCCCGCTACGCCGCGATCGCCCGCAAGGGCACGGGCGGCGCCCGCCAGGCGATCGTCGAGATGCTGCGCGACGCGACCAACGATGCCACGAACACCGGACGCCCCCCGCTGCGCGCCGAGCCGAAGCCGATCGAGCATTCCGTCAAGTTCTTCGAGAAGGGCGACCGGCCGCTCGAGTTCATCTCGACGCGCCAGTGGTTCGTGCGCCTGCTCGACAAGAAGGAGGATCTGCTCGCGATCGGCGACCGCATCCGCTGGCATCCCGACTTCATGCGGCTGCGCTACCGCAACTGGACCGAGAACCTGAACGTCGACTGGTGCGTGAGCCGCCAGCGCTACTTCGGCGTGCCGTTCCCCGTCTGGTACCCGCTCGATGCCGGCGGCCGGCCCGCGTACGACCGCCCGATCGTGGCGCCCGCGGCGAGCCTGCCGGTCGATCCGACCGTCGACGTGGCGCCCGGCTACACGAGCGAGCAGCGCGACCAGCCCGGCGGCTTCACCGCCGAGGCCGACGTCTACGACACCTGGTTCACGAGCTCGCTCACGCCGCAGATCGGCTCCGGCTGGCTCCTCGACCCGGCCCGGCACGCGGCGCGCTTCCCCGCCGACATCCGTCCGCAGAGCCACGAGATCATCCGCACCTGGGCGTTCTACACGATCGCCAAGGCGATGCTGCACGAGGCGAGCGTGCCGTGGCACCACGTCGTGATCTCCGGCTGGATCCTCGACCCCGACCGCAAGAAGATGTCGAAGAGCAAGGGCAACGTCGTGACGCCCATGCACCTGCTCGACCAGTACACCGCCGACGGCGTGCGCTACTGGGCCGCGAGCGCGCGGCTCGGCACCGACACGGCCTTCGACGAAAAGGTCCTGAAGATCGGGAAGCGCCTCGTCACCAAGCTCTACAACGCCGGCAAGTTCGTCCTCGCGCAGTCGGGGCCACGGGCGCCGATCGACGTCGAGCTCGACCGCGCCTTCGTCGCGCGCCTGCGTGATCTCGTCGCGCGCGTCTCGGCCTCCTTCGATGCGTTCGACTACGCGCACGCGCTCCAGGACACCGAGTCGTTCTTCTGGCGCGATTTCACCGATACCTACCTCGAGCTCGTGAAGCACCGCGCCCGCGACGACGCGGGCGGCTCCGCCATCGCGGGGCTCCGCCTCGGGCTTGGCGTGCTCCTGCGGCTCTTCGCACCGGTCCTGCCATACGTCACCGACGAGGTCTGGTCCTGGGTCTTCGCGGACGAGACCGGCCACCCGAGCATCCACCGCGCCCCGTGGCCGACGGTCGCCGAGCTCGACGCGATCGTGCCGCCCCGCGACGCGGGATGCTTCGACGTCGCGGTCGCCTGCCTCGCGGCGATCAACAAGTCGAAATCCGAGGCGGGGGTCTCGCCGGGGCGCGGCGTCGCGCGCGTGGACCTCGCGGCCCACCCCGACACGCTCGCCATGCTCGCGACGGTGCAGGACGACGTGCTGCGCTCGGCGCGGGTGGAGCGTCACGCGCTCGTGCCGAACGACACCCTCCCGACCGCCGCCTTCGAAGTCCGCGATCCCGAGTGGGCCGCCCCGGTGGAGGCGTGA
- the nadC gene encoding carboxylating nicotinate-nucleotide diphosphorylase encodes MAARVAALARHPSTHRLVAAALAEDIGRGDVTTAAALPPGLRATATITTEEPCVVAGLFLAPIAYARVDPTLQVEVLVDDGAAAGDVETPVVRIAGAAAGILAGERVVLNLLQHLSGVASLTRRFVDAVHGTNAAIVDTRKTLPGLRLLEKHAVHMGGGVNHRFGLDDGLLIKNTHIALGGGTGAVVARVRGRAPAALRVQVECRSAPELDAALAAGADSVLLDNQTPEQAAQLIRLVKGRVPVEVSGGITLANVAAYAAAGADRISVGALTHSAPAVPLHLRITAAA; translated from the coding sequence ATCGCCGCCCGCGTCGCGGCGCTCGCGCGCCATCCGTCGACGCACCGCCTCGTCGCGGCGGCGCTCGCGGAGGACATCGGCCGCGGCGACGTGACGACCGCGGCCGCGCTGCCGCCCGGGCTCCGCGCGACCGCCACCATCACGACCGAAGAGCCGTGCGTCGTGGCCGGACTCTTCCTGGCGCCGATCGCCTACGCGCGCGTCGATCCGACGTTGCAGGTCGAGGTGCTGGTCGACGACGGCGCCGCCGCCGGCGACGTCGAGACGCCGGTCGTGCGCATCGCGGGCGCCGCGGCCGGCATCCTCGCCGGCGAGCGCGTAGTGCTGAACCTGCTGCAGCACCTCTCGGGCGTCGCATCGCTCACGCGGCGCTTCGTGGACGCGGTCCACGGGACGAACGCGGCGATCGTCGACACGCGCAAGACGCTCCCGGGCCTTCGCCTCCTCGAGAAGCACGCCGTCCACATGGGCGGCGGCGTGAACCATCGCTTCGGCCTCGACGACGGCCTCCTCATCAAGAACACGCACATCGCCCTCGGCGGCGGCACGGGCGCGGTCGTGGCGCGCGTGCGCGGGCGTGCGCCCGCCGCGCTGCGCGTCCAGGTCGAGTGCCGGAGCGCCCCCGAGCTCGACGCGGCCCTCGCTGCCGGCGCCGACTCGGTCCTTCTCGACAACCAGACGCCCGAGCAGGCGGCGCAACTCATCCGGCTCGTGAAGGGGCGCGTGCCCGTCGAGGTCTCGGGCGGCATCACGCTCGCGAACGTCGCCGCGTACGCCGCCGCCGGCGCCGACCGGATCTCGGTCGGCGCGCTCACCCACTCGGCGCCGGCCGTTCCCCTGCACCTGCGGATCACCGCGGCCGCCTGA
- a CDS encoding biotin--[acetyl-CoA-carboxylase] ligase, which produces MDTAERILHLLRRAPMVSGEALSDTLGISRAAVWKHVEALRAAGYRIDSRRARGYTLTAAPDRLLPAEIERHLATERFGRRLECFETIDSTNLRAAALAREDAPEGTLVLAERQTAGRGRLGRGWVSPAHVNLYASFVLRPRLAPADAPQLALAAAVAVTRALRALPGLAPERVAIKWPNDCLLDGKKIAGILTEMDAEVDRIRSVVLGIGVNLNASARAFPPELRGTATSALLATGVRVDRPRFAADLCATLEAVYDRVVGEGFAALAPEWESYSCLTGRTVTVACAGRRSTGTVRGIDAGGRLVLDGAEGEERVMAGDVSIVDGYRMVARTGKEEGR; this is translated from the coding sequence ATGGACACGGCCGAGCGCATCCTTCACCTGTTGCGGCGCGCGCCGATGGTGTCGGGCGAGGCGCTCTCCGACACCCTCGGCATCTCGCGCGCCGCGGTCTGGAAGCACGTCGAGGCGCTGCGCGCGGCGGGGTACCGCATCGACTCGCGACGGGCGCGCGGCTACACGCTCACGGCCGCGCCGGATCGCCTGCTGCCCGCCGAGATCGAGCGGCACCTCGCCACCGAGCGCTTCGGCAGACGCCTCGAGTGCTTCGAGACCATCGATTCGACGAACCTGCGCGCGGCGGCGCTCGCGCGTGAGGACGCCCCCGAAGGAACGCTGGTGCTCGCCGAACGTCAGACGGCCGGCCGCGGCCGCCTCGGCCGCGGCTGGGTCTCGCCGGCGCACGTGAACCTCTACGCGAGCTTCGTGTTGCGGCCGCGGCTCGCGCCCGCCGACGCCCCGCAACTGGCGCTCGCCGCGGCCGTCGCGGTCACGCGCGCGCTCCGCGCGTTGCCGGGCCTTGCGCCCGAGCGGGTCGCGATCAAGTGGCCGAACGACTGCCTCCTCGACGGCAAGAAGATCGCGGGCATCCTCACCGAGATGGACGCGGAGGTCGATCGCATCCGCAGCGTCGTCCTCGGCATCGGCGTCAACTTGAACGCCTCGGCGCGGGCGTTTCCCCCCGAGCTCCGCGGCACCGCGACGTCGGCGCTGCTCGCGACCGGCGTCCGCGTCGACCGTCCGCGGTTCGCCGCCGACCTGTGCGCGACGCTCGAGGCCGTCTACGATCGCGTCGTTGGCGAGGGCTTCGCCGCGCTCGCGCCGGAGTGGGAGTCGTACTCCTGCCTCACCGGGCGCACGGTGACGGTCGCGTGCGCGGGCCGGCGCAGCACCGGCACGGTCCGCGGCATCGACGCCGGCGGCCGGCTCGTCCTCGACGGAGCCGAGGGGGAAGAGCGGGTCATGGCGGGCGACGTCTCGATCGTGGACGGGTATCGGATGGTCGCCCGAACCGGCAAGGAGGAGGGGAGATGA
- a CDS encoding type III pantothenate kinase: MLLAIDVGNTHTVVGVYEGDRLVRHWRVLSDPGRTSDEYGVLLWNLYRASELPIPKKSAIIVCSVVPPMTTVVEDLCRDYFHAEPLVVGPGVKTGMPILYDNPKEVGADRIVNAVAAFERFRKGCIVVDFGTATTFDCVSAKGEYLGGVITPGLGISLDALVTRTAKLPRVELVRPPKVVGKNTVHAIQAGIVYGYVSLVDGLVARIRDEIGAEARVIATGGFAAMLAPESTTIEAFDEFLTLEGLRLIHRRNQ, translated from the coding sequence GTGCTGCTCGCGATCGACGTCGGCAACACCCACACCGTCGTCGGCGTCTACGAAGGCGACCGCCTCGTGCGGCATTGGCGGGTGCTGAGCGATCCCGGACGCACGTCCGATGAGTACGGCGTGCTGCTGTGGAACCTCTACCGCGCCTCCGAGCTGCCCATCCCGAAGAAGAGCGCCATCATCGTCTGCTCGGTCGTGCCCCCGATGACCACCGTCGTCGAGGACCTCTGCCGCGACTACTTCCACGCCGAGCCGCTGGTGGTGGGCCCGGGAGTCAAGACCGGCATGCCGATCCTCTACGACAACCCGAAGGAGGTCGGCGCCGACCGCATCGTCAACGCCGTCGCCGCCTTCGAGCGCTTTCGCAAGGGGTGCATCGTGGTCGACTTCGGCACCGCCACCACGTTCGACTGCGTGTCGGCGAAAGGCGAGTACCTGGGCGGCGTCATCACGCCCGGCCTCGGCATCTCGCTCGACGCGCTCGTCACGCGCACGGCCAAGCTGCCGCGCGTCGAGCTGGTGCGGCCGCCGAAGGTCGTCGGCAAGAACACCGTCCACGCCATCCAGGCCGGCATCGTCTACGGCTACGTGTCGCTCGTGGACGGGCTCGTGGCGCGCATCCGCGACGAGATCGGCGCCGAGGCGCGCGTCATCGCCACCGGCGGCTTCGCCGCCATGCTCGCCCCCGAGTCGACGACCATCGAAGCCTTCGACGAGTTCTTGACCCTGGAAGGGCTCCGGCTCATTCATCGTCGTAACCAGTAG
- the fusA gene encoding elongation factor G: protein MAAEEVARIRNIGIVGQGGVGKTLLADAMVLAAGGTTRLGRTDDGTSLFDVEPEEVRRKTSITTGIHHVPWRKHEITIVDTPGYAAFLAETRAALAAVTGAVFVLSPHGEVKVELERVWRWCRELGVPGLGYMSRLDREETDLAEALAPVARVIDAKVVPIAIPIGATTSLAGYVDLVTMKAMTAPSEFAAPQAGAIPGDLQAAAAEHRDRLLEAVAETDDALLEHYLESGELGEEEIRRGLRLGVLAGTLLPVLVGTAAHGIGVHAVLDAAVDLLGSPADLPPIETIDAKTGHPAERAPDPSAPFAAFVFKTVNDPFAGKLSVFRVVSGRATSDSTVLNTSHGSKERFGQLLCLEGKKQAPIPSAVAGAICAVAKLKDTATGDTLADEKAPVLLPKLPTFEAVMSFAAQPKSKADEEKATQSLHKMMEEDLALHIERDAESREIIVSGSGQLHIEVVVERLKRKYGVEVELKAPKVPYRETIKARAEAQGKLKKQSGGRGQFADTWIKIEPLARGGGFEFVDEIVGGAIPRQYIPAVEKGIREAMPRGILTASPVVDFRVTLFDGSYHDVDSSEMAFKIAASLGFKDALAKARPVLLEPIMLLEVTVPDECMGDVIGDLNSRRGRVLGVDPKPPHQVIRAEVPMAEVLKYAPDLRSMTSGRGDFHMGFAHYEEVPPHLSEKVIKEVREQRGVAHASE from the coding sequence ATGGCCGCCGAAGAGGTCGCACGGATCCGCAACATCGGCATCGTCGGGCAGGGCGGGGTCGGCAAGACCCTGCTCGCGGACGCGATGGTCTTGGCCGCCGGGGGCACGACCCGCCTCGGCCGTACCGACGACGGCACCTCGCTCTTCGACGTGGAGCCCGAGGAGGTCCGCCGCAAGACCTCGATCACGACCGGAATCCACCACGTCCCCTGGCGCAAGCACGAGATCACGATCGTCGACACGCCCGGCTACGCCGCGTTCCTCGCCGAGACGCGGGCGGCGCTCGCGGCGGTGACGGGCGCGGTGTTCGTGCTGTCCCCGCACGGCGAGGTGAAGGTCGAGCTCGAGCGCGTGTGGCGCTGGTGTCGCGAACTCGGCGTGCCCGGCCTCGGCTACATGAGCCGCCTCGACCGCGAGGAGACCGACCTCGCCGAGGCCCTCGCGCCGGTGGCGCGCGTGATCGACGCGAAGGTGGTGCCGATCGCCATCCCGATCGGCGCGACGACGAGCCTCGCGGGCTACGTGGATCTCGTCACCATGAAGGCCATGACGGCGCCGAGCGAGTTCGCCGCGCCGCAGGCCGGCGCCATCCCGGGCGACCTGCAGGCGGCGGCCGCCGAGCACCGCGACCGCCTCCTCGAAGCCGTCGCCGAGACCGACGATGCGCTGCTCGAGCACTATCTCGAGAGCGGCGAGCTCGGCGAAGAGGAGATCCGCCGCGGCCTCCGCCTCGGCGTCCTCGCCGGGACGCTCCTGCCGGTGCTGGTCGGCACGGCCGCCCACGGTATCGGCGTCCACGCCGTGCTCGATGCCGCCGTCGACCTGCTCGGGTCGCCCGCCGACCTGCCGCCGATCGAGACGATCGACGCCAAGACGGGACACCCGGCCGAGCGGGCGCCCGACCCGAGCGCGCCGTTCGCGGCCTTCGTCTTCAAGACCGTGAACGATCCCTTCGCCGGCAAGCTCTCCGTGTTCCGCGTCGTCTCCGGCCGCGCGACGAGCGACTCGACCGTCCTCAACACCAGCCACGGCTCGAAGGAGCGCTTCGGTCAGCTCCTGTGCCTCGAGGGCAAGAAGCAGGCACCGATCCCGAGCGCCGTCGCGGGCGCCATCTGCGCCGTCGCCAAGCTGAAGGACACCGCGACCGGCGACACGCTCGCCGACGAAAAGGCGCCCGTGCTCCTGCCGAAGCTCCCGACCTTCGAGGCCGTCATGTCCTTCGCCGCCCAACCGAAGAGCAAAGCCGACGAGGAGAAGGCGACCCAGTCCCTCCACAAGATGATGGAGGAGGATCTGGCGCTCCACATCGAGCGCGACGCCGAGAGCCGGGAGATCATCGTCTCGGGCTCGGGGCAGCTCCACATCGAGGTCGTCGTCGAGCGCTTGAAGCGCAAGTACGGCGTCGAGGTCGAGCTGAAGGCGCCGAAGGTGCCCTACCGCGAGACCATCAAGGCGCGCGCCGAGGCGCAGGGCAAGCTCAAGAAGCAGTCGGGCGGCCGCGGCCAGTTCGCCGACACCTGGATCAAGATCGAGCCGCTGGCGCGCGGCGGCGGCTTCGAGTTCGTGGACGAGATCGTCGGCGGAGCGATCCCGCGACAGTACATCCCGGCGGTCGAGAAGGGCATCCGCGAAGCCATGCCGCGCGGCATCCTCACCGCCTCGCCGGTGGTCGACTTCCGGGTGACGCTCTTCGACGGCTCGTACCACGACGTCGACTCGTCGGAGATGGCATTCAAGATCGCGGCGTCGCTCGGCTTCAAGGACGCGCTCGCGAAGGCGCGCCCGGTGCTGCTCGAGCCGATCATGCTGCTCGAGGTGACGGTGCCGGACGAATGCATGGGCGACGTCATCGGCGACTTGAACTCGCGGCGCGGGCGGGTCCTCGGGGTCGATCCGAAGCCGCCGCACCAGGTGATCCGGGCCGAGGTGCCCATGGCCGAGGTGCTGAAGTACGCCCCCGACCTGCGCTCGATGACGAGCGGCCGCGGCGACTTCCACATGGGCTTCGCGCACTACGAGGAGGTGCCGCCGCATCTCTCCGAGAAGGTCATCAAAGAGGTGCGCGAGCAGCGCGGCGTGGCGCACGCGAGCGAGTAG
- a CDS encoding glycosyltransferase, translating into MSAPIALSLVVPAYEEAERLPATLHHAAAALPRLAATSEIIVVDDGSRDATSAVAERFASPVPLRVIRFSANRGKGAAVAAGVAAARHLYVAFTDADCPYDLEQLRAMLAALDAGEADLAIGARELAESEINRGYGALRLLSGRTLSWLTGLALGLPFRDSQCGLKLFRTEIARRLFAVRTIDGFGFDFEILTAALQQGYTVRRFPVRLTHNDDSRIRLVRDSLRMARDLWRVRRKMRAGLYAEVVADGAPHACPLCGSDAYTPEVAAHGYRMVRCRACGLWYLNPAPSPATLARLYDASYFASAAAHATGYGDYAGAADDARDTFRRRLALVDRHVGSGRLLDVGAGYGYLAEVAAARFPERWIVERSAEAAARAPLGARVVVGTWEQAEVPERYFDVVSMQDCLEHFPDPVAALAKTRAALRPGGALLAVTPNAGSWLACLQGRRWVSLKFPEHVVLFSETTLRRALESAGFRLEAVVPAGQYARLDFLAARAASGFPRLGASLARVVRALGGGARRLYVPSGSIAVVAVSS; encoded by the coding sequence ATGTCCGCGCCGATCGCCCTCTCGCTGGTCGTGCCGGCGTACGAGGAAGCGGAGCGCCTCCCCGCGACGCTGCACCACGCCGCCGCGGCGCTGCCCCGGCTCGCGGCGACCAGCGAGATCATCGTCGTCGACGACGGCTCGCGCGACGCCACCAGCGCGGTCGCCGAGCGCTTCGCGAGCCCGGTGCCGCTCCGGGTGATCCGCTTCTCCGCCAACCGCGGCAAGGGCGCGGCCGTCGCGGCCGGCGTCGCGGCGGCCCGCCACCTCTACGTCGCGTTCACCGACGCCGATTGCCCGTACGACCTCGAGCAGCTGCGCGCCATGCTCGCCGCGCTCGATGCCGGCGAGGCCGACCTCGCCATCGGCGCGCGCGAGCTCGCGGAGTCCGAGATCAACCGCGGCTACGGCGCGCTGCGGCTGCTCTCGGGGCGGACGCTGTCGTGGCTCACCGGCCTGGCCCTCGGGCTCCCGTTCCGCGACTCGCAGTGCGGGCTCAAGCTCTTCCGCACCGAGATCGCGCGCCGGCTCTTCGCGGTCCGCACGATCGACGGCTTCGGCTTCGACTTCGAGATCCTGACGGCCGCCCTGCAGCAGGGCTACACGGTGCGGCGCTTCCCGGTGCGCCTCACCCACAACGACGACTCGCGCATCCGCCTCGTGCGCGACAGCCTGCGCATGGCGCGCGACCTCTGGCGCGTGCGGCGCAAGATGCGCGCCGGGCTCTACGCGGAGGTGGTCGCCGACGGCGCGCCGCACGCCTGCCCGCTCTGCGGCTCGGATGCGTACACTCCCGAAGTCGCCGCGCACGGCTACCGCATGGTGCGCTGTCGCGCCTGCGGGCTCTGGTACTTGAACCCCGCGCCGAGCCCCGCGACGCTCGCGCGCCTCTACGACGCGAGCTACTTCGCGAGCGCGGCAGCGCACGCGACCGGCTACGGCGACTATGCCGGCGCCGCCGACGACGCGCGCGACACGTTCCGCCGCCGGCTCGCGCTCGTCGATCGCCACGTCGGAAGCGGACGCCTGCTCGACGTCGGGGCCGGCTACGGCTACCTCGCCGAGGTCGCCGCCGCGCGCTTCCCCGAGCGGTGGATCGTGGAGCGCTCCGCCGAGGCGGCGGCGCGCGCCCCGCTCGGCGCGCGCGTGGTCGTCGGGACCTGGGAGCAGGCGGAGGTCCCCGAGCGCTACTTCGACGTCGTCAGCATGCAGGACTGCCTCGAGCACTTCCCCGACCCGGTGGCGGCGCTCGCCAAGACGCGCGCGGCGCTCCGGCCGGGCGGGGCGCTGCTCGCCGTGACGCCGAACGCCGGGAGCTGGCTCGCCTGCCTGCAGGGACGGCGGTGGGTCTCGCTCAAGTTCCCCGAGCACGTCGTGCTCTTCTCGGAAACGACGCTGCGGCGCGCGCTCGAAAGCGCGGGGTTTCGTCTCGAGGCCGTCGTGCCGGCCGGACAGTACGCGCGGCTCGACTTCCTCGCCGCCCGCGCGGCCTCGGGCTTTCCCCGGCTCGGCGCGTCGCTCGCGCGCGTCGTGCGCGCGCTCGGCGGCGGCGCGCGCCGCCTCTACGTGCCGTCGGGATCGATCGCGGTCGTCGCCGTGTCTTCGTGA
- the icd gene encoding isocitrate dehydrogenase (NADP(+)), which produces MSVYRHVRVPSEGKRIEVGADGAWRIPDRPIIPFIEGDGTGSDIWKASQRVFDAAVCKAYGGKRAIAWMEIYAGEKSCALYGKDEWLPTETNDVIRDYKIAIKGPLTTPVGGGIRSINVTLRQVHDLYACVRPVRWFTGVPSPVKEPQKLDVVIFRENTEDVYAGIEFKAGSKEADALIEFVRTRLDKDIRPESGVGIKPISAFGSKRLVRRAIAYAIAHGKPSVTLVHKGNIMKFTEGAFRDWGYELAKAEFADTIVLEDDAGGKSAIPGKVIVKDRIADSMFQQVLLRPDEYSVLATPNLNGDYISDACAAQVGGLGLAPGANIGDRAAVFEATHGTAPKYANQDKINPGSVILSGVMMFEHLGWNEVATLIVKGLERTIAAKTVTYDLERQMPGATLLKCSEFGTAIITNMEG; this is translated from the coding sequence GTGAGCGTCTACCGGCACGTCCGAGTCCCATCCGAAGGCAAGCGTATCGAGGTCGGAGCGGACGGTGCCTGGCGCATTCCGGACCGTCCCATCATCCCCTTCATCGAGGGCGACGGCACCGGATCCGACATCTGGAAGGCCTCGCAGCGGGTCTTCGACGCGGCCGTCTGCAAGGCCTACGGCGGGAAGCGCGCGATCGCCTGGATGGAGATCTACGCCGGCGAGAAGTCGTGCGCGCTCTACGGCAAGGACGAGTGGCTCCCCACGGAGACCAACGACGTCATCCGCGACTACAAGATCGCCATCAAGGGCCCGCTCACCACACCCGTCGGCGGCGGCATCCGCTCCATCAACGTCACGCTCCGCCAGGTACACGACCTCTACGCCTGCGTGCGTCCGGTGCGCTGGTTCACCGGTGTGCCGAGCCCGGTGAAGGAACCGCAGAAGCTCGACGTCGTGATCTTCCGCGAGAACACCGAGGACGTGTACGCGGGGATCGAGTTCAAGGCGGGCAGCAAGGAAGCCGACGCGCTCATCGAGTTCGTGCGCACGCGGCTCGACAAGGACATCCGTCCCGAATCGGGCGTCGGCATCAAGCCGATCTCGGCCTTCGGCTCGAAGCGGCTCGTGCGCCGCGCCATCGCCTACGCTATCGCGCACGGGAAGCCGAGCGTCACCCTCGTCCACAAAGGCAACATCATGAAGTTCACCGAGGGCGCGTTCCGCGACTGGGGCTACGAGCTCGCCAAGGCCGAGTTCGCGGACACGATCGTGCTCGAGGACGACGCGGGCGGCAAGTCGGCGATCCCCGGCAAGGTGATCGTGAAGGACCGCATCGCCGACTCGATGTTCCAGCAAGTGCTGCTCCGTCCCGACGAGTACAGCGTACTCGCGACGCCGAACCTGAACGGTGACTACATCTCCGACGCCTGCGCGGCGCAGGTCGGTGGCCTCGGGCTCGCGCCCGGCGCCAACATCGGCGACCGCGCCGCGGTCTTCGAGGCGACGCACGGCACCGCGCCGAAGTACGCCAACCAGGACAAGATCAATCCGGGCTCGGTGATCCTCTCCGGCGTCATGATGTTCGAGCACCTCGGCTGGAACGAGGTCGCCACACTGATCGTGAAGGGCCTCGAGCGCACGATCGCCGCCAAGACCGTCACCTACGATCTCGAACGCCAGATGCCGGGAGCGACGCTGCTCAAGTGCTCCGAGTTCGGCACGGCGATCATCACCAACATGGAAGGATAG